One genomic segment of Hordeum vulgare subsp. vulgare chromosome 2H, MorexV3_pseudomolecules_assembly, whole genome shotgun sequence includes these proteins:
- the LOC123425187 gene encoding senescence associated gene 20: MGMHDATSSKPNREVVESLYASLARGDAAAVTELLAADLDWWFHGPRRCQHMRRMLTGEEVGAMAFRFAPTRMAEVGCSTIEGDDGWVVAEGWSGVSEGDYWVHAWCLHGGVITGLREYFNTSVTAVRELGRPVNFKEDVVWVVWESQSPKPKGRSMPGLVLAI, encoded by the coding sequence ATgggcatgcatgatgcgacgtcgTCCAAGCCCAACCGCGAGGTGGTGGAGTCCCTGTACGCCTCACTAGCCCGAGGCGACGCCGCAGCCGTGACGGAGCTACTGGCGGCGGACCTCGACTGGTGGTTCCACGGGCCGCGCCGGTGCCAACATATGCGACGCATGCTAACCGGCGAGGAGGTTGGTGCCATGGCGTTTCGGTTCGCGCCAACGCGGATGGCAGAGGTTGGCTGCAGCACCATAGAAGGCGACGACGGGTGGGTTGTGGCGGAGGGTTGGTCCGGGGTTAGTGAGGGAGACTACTGGGTGCACGCGTGGTGCCTCCATGGAGGCGTCATCACAGGTTTGCGTGAGTACTTCAACACCTCTGTCACCGCCGTCAGGGAGCTCGGCCGACCTGTCAACTTCAAGGAGGACGTGGTATGGGTTGTGTGGGAAAGCCAATCGCCCAAGCCCAAGGGCCGCTCCATGCCGGGTCTAGTGCTTGCGATTTGA